Genomic DNA from Hordeum vulgare subsp. vulgare chromosome 2H, MorexV3_pseudomolecules_assembly, whole genome shotgun sequence:
CTCCCCTCGCCTACATGAGGATGAACCATGGATAATGGATAATGCTGAATAAAATTGAAAACTTTCAGAAAACCCTttgacaacaactaccagtcttgCTTCCACCAAACCTCCAGCAGGTTTCCAAACCTCCAGCAGGGAAACCTCTGGAAAGAGTGCAAAGACGAACCCGCAAACCTCAACCAAGACCACCACATTCAGTTGTCTCCAGCAGCAGCACGTTCTTCGCCCATTTTGCTCTTGCTTGGCTGGGCAGATCTTGCAGACTTGTCTCCGTTAATTTTAACTGAAACTTTAATTTAAACTTTAAATTTAACTGAAGGTTTAACTGGAAGTCAAAGTACTCTTCTCTCTTCTTACTCTCTTGTCTCTATCTGCAGTGTAGGACAACACTAGATTTATTGTGCTCTCCTCTGTTCTTTGTCTATTGTCTCTAACTGGAAATTAAACCTTTTCTATTAATTAAATCTAAATTAAACAATTTCAGTTCATTAAACTTAAATTAAACCTTTTCTGTTAATTAAACTTAAATTAAACATTTCTACTCCAACTTTTCCTCTCCTCTCTTATTCCACTCCACTCCTCTCCTCTTCTATTTCACTcatttcctctcatattcctctccTTGTCCTTTCCTCCTAAATACTTCACACAAGCCTTTGCAAACATATGGAGTAAAAATGATCATACAAATGGCGTAAAATATGGATTATAATCATACTCATGACAACAAGCATCTCGGGTCTCATGACAACAAGCATCTCGGGTCTCATGACAACAAGCACCTTCAATTACTGAACCCTCTCCATTAGCCCTAGGTTGTGTAGGGCATTTACATAAACCTCTTGAGGACATGATAGTCTTGGAGGTAGCTGCCCAAGACTCTCAAGTCTTTCTTTGTTCACATGGGGTATTTTATACCCATTACCCCCCACATGGTTCAAGATCTCGATCATACAACTCTGTAGAGTTAGGAAAATTTTGTTCAGCTTGTAAACCTCGTAGCCTTCAAATTCCTCCAACACTCCATTAATAAGGTCTTGTAGTGTTTTAGGGCTCAAACAATCTGTCAGGGATTGCAATGAGTTGAAAAATCCAAGATCAAGCACATTCAAGTCAGGACTGTTGGCAGGTTGTTGTATAATTCTGATGTCAAGTCCATTTTTGCAACAGCTTCTAAAAATTCCAGGTCATCGGGCAAAATATGAGGCTTAGCATTATCCTGTTGTATATAGATGGTCTGCCCAGCATCACTTTCAGGCCAAACAGCTTGTATCGCTGGCAAGACCTTCTCTATCAAGAACTCTCTCATCACTTTTCTATCGACTTTTATTGACTTTGTCTCTATTGTACCTTTGGGCCTATTGTCACTTTTTCTTTGAGCAGGAACTTCTTTTACAAATGGCCAAATACCGATTTTTCCAGAGAAGGTCACATTTCCTTCACTATCCCACCGTGGCCTAGCTACGCCCGTCAAGAACATACCTTGCCAATACAGTTGCCATGTATAGGCCTTGTAGGCTCTTCCTCCCCATCCAGCAGATAATAAGTTTTATTCTTCTTGGTCATCGTAACCACTTCTCATCAACATGTACAACATTATGCATAGTCTTGAACTTAGGCCTTGAAGTTTTTGTTGTTGCCTCATCAAGCATTGACAAGCAAAATTTCATTCtatccttcttattcttttccttTAGAGCTGGCTTGACACAGTTTGTATGCCTCTTTATCAACTTCATTTTGAACTTCCTGTGGAGAGTGGTAGGGCTACATCCTAGTTGCCAAGCTAATGATCTGATAGTAGACCTACTATTGAGTGGTATTGTAGGGTATTTCTCTAGGTTTATGTCCTTTGGTTTTCTTCCACATTTCCCTTTTTTTGGTTGGAAACATCCACCTCGAAACCTTCTGAAATTTGCTTCATCGCCTTCTGCCAAACTCTTTGTATACTCATCAATTCTACATTAAAAAATTGTGCAAGGTCTTTCTTATCCGTTCTCTTGAACTTTCCACCTCTACTCATACATAATGTGTGCAATGCCACATAAGCAGCATATTTTTCTTGGTCACTCAGGGTTTTCCTCTTTCTAACTCCTTGCTCAAGAACTGCAACAAGAAACACAACAATGAAAAAAATATTAGTCCTACTCAAATTATCAAATGATAAATTGATAAAATATTTAAATGGTCACATGTTCAAATGATCAAATGAGTTACTATTACTGTTTATTTCTAGAAAGTGGAGTTACTGTTCATTTTCAGAAACTAGAGTTGCAGTTCATTTCCAAAAACTTGGTAAATGAGACACTGTTACTGCTAAATGAGTATATTGTGCTTACTGTTATCATCTTCGCGGGGATCATTGCCTCCCGTTATTTGCTCCATGTTCATATCATGTTCACCAGGATCATTGCCTCTGTGTGAGTCCTCCATGTTGATTTCATCTTCAACATGATCATTGCCTCCCTGTGAGTCCTCCATGTTGATCTCGTTTTGACTGATATCATCTTCTTCGGGCGGAGTACAGTTGAGGTCAAATTCCATGTTGTTGCCACTCCCTGTTGATTTTGATTGTGATGAACTCCTGCTGCTCCTACTCCCTATTGATTTTGATGAACTCCTGCTGCCACTCCATGTCGCTACTTCTATGTCTCCctattgctgctattgttgctatgtcttgctgttgctactgatgttgttGATCTCGCTAAAATTTCTGCTGCTGTTGTTAAACTGTTTTCTGTTCAACTGTTGCTAAATTGTGATAAATACCCTCTAATTGTCCTGCTTTTTGGTTTGCAGGAGACGGGATAAGCAGGATCCAACACCACTAGGACCTCCTGTGGCGATCTGCACCCTGGATCAAAAGAAAAACCTCCGGCGATCTGTTGGGCGATGGGTGCATCACTCGGAGAGGACCTCGTTGAGGCAGCTGGGAGTGCAGAGGCGGAAGAGCTGCTTCTGCCGGCAGACGGAGGGGCTGCCGCTGGCTGGTGGATGAGTTGGTGCTGGTGTCTAGTGGAGGagctgctggagctggtgctggCTGGTGGAGGAGCTGCTGGAGTTCCTGTTGGGTCGTGGAGGAGCTGCTGGATCTACTGCTAGCTGCCGGAGGAGCTGCTGCCGCTGGCTACTGGAGAAGCTGCTAGTAGCTAGCAGACGAGCTGGGCAGAGGAGGTAGGGGCAGAGGAGGGGCCGCACAAGCTGGGGCAGAGGAGGGAGCGGACAAGCGGAGCGGTGAGATCTGGGTTATTAGCGAGCTGGCCGAAGGTGGGGGCGACTGGATCTGGGTTGATTTGAAATTAGCGAGCTGCGGGAGGTGGGGGGTAACCTGGTCAATTGTCCACATTTTCACCTGGTCAAATTTTTTCTTAAACGTCTTATAtttcggtacagagggagtatacgTAAGAAAAAAATACGGAAAAAGAGAAGATGTCTTTTTACAAAAGATAGATTTTCAGTCAAAATACTGTGAATAGTGACCTATAATAGCAaataatttttgtatttttgccaAGAAGTCAATGTTGGTTTTTTTCGTGAATTTTTTGATACTAGTGCAAAACAAAGTCAACtttaacccaaaaatatttttgaactattttaactttttatttaattattttaaaaaattccCCATATGTGATGCATATACAATCAGGAACCAAAGTGTGTTTCTCCACGATCCAGGCTCTATACTGTCTGTACTGTATCGTCTATACTACATAGTGGATTCTTATTAGCAAAATCATGCGAATGTCCCCGAAATTcagtaagtaaaacagagtagtcTACAGTGAAAGACATGGATTCAGGAAGTGGAACATAGCTGTCTACAGTAAAACCCATGGATTCAGTAGATGGAGCAGAGTAGTCTACAGTAAAATGCATAGATTCAGTAAGTGGAACAGAGTAGTCTAACTAGGTACAAGAGTCAACTAAGTGTTCCAAGTGCAACAGAAACACATCTACTATCTGTACTCAGTGATATTAATAATTAGCAAATCATGTATACAATGAAATCGATGATGCTACGGTATGTCTGCTAACTCTACTTCACTGCTGCAGCTGCAGGTGTGAAGCAGCAGTAGCGGAGTATTGGTGGAGCTGCGACGTGGACAGCAGGCTGTCCAGAAAATTCCAGTCGATGCCAGCCGCCGCCTCTCCCTGCTGGATGATGTCGTAGCCGGCGTCGCCGCAACCAGCAACGGTGGTGGAGATCGTTGGTGGGCTCTCAATCAGCTGCGGGATGCTGCCCAAGAGACTGTGCTTGGACTCCAGCACGTCGTCAGAGTACTGGATGCCCTGGCCGGGGAAACCGAGGCCGCCGGCTCCCGTAGCCCCGCTGGCGCTCTGCAGGAAATGGTGGTCGCCGGCTTGGCCGTGCAGCAGCCACGGCCGCGTGTCGTAGTAGCCGCCGAGACCCGGGGCGGCGGCGTATGCGGGGAAGATGTAGGACGGTCTCTGGTTCGGGGTTGGCTTCTGGAACGCACGGCACACCACCCAACCTTCCTCCTGCAACATCATAACCATGATCATGATCGTCAACGACAAATTCTctgcaagaaggagaaggaggatgaagaagTGAAGAATTAGGTACCTGTGTGGGCGCGTGCTCGTTTGTCTGGAGGCGGTACTCGTGGATGATCCAGTCGGTCTTCCTGCCGTTGGGTGCGCGGCCCGTGTAGAACACCAGCGTCTTCCTCATGCCGATCACGCCGCGGCTCCTCGAGGACGTCACCGGCTTGTCCCTGCCGGTGGCCTTCCAGAACCCGGCCGCCGTGGCGCGGTTGGTGCGCGTGCCGGTCGGGTACTTGCGGTCCTTGAAGCTGAAGAAGTACCACTCAGAAGATGTCTGGTCGTCCTCCGGCGCCTGACGCGCTCCTCGtcctcccctgccgccgccgcaccTCTCTGCACCGTCCACCATTGTTAATTCTCAACTTGAAGCACCAAAACACTATGTATACAcgtaataaaacttccaaaacgaACTGCAAAATTTGATATAAATTTGATCGTACCTTGGAGGTCCCATGGCTCGATCCTGTAGAGGTCCACCTCCTGGATGATGTCGAGGTCGATCTTCTGGGCTGCCACCTTTCTGGCTAGGTAATAACCCACCAGCTCCTCCTCTGTTGGGTGGAACCTGAATCCCGGGGGAACACACGACTCCTCCTGCTCATGGTGCTGCTGCTCCATTGCTAGCATCTACCTTAGCAAGCGAGCTCGATGCCTTATAAACTGAAATCAAGCCCACAACCTTTTCAACTTACTACTAATAGATGCATGTGTAGGCAACAATGGTGATATTGCTAGCTGGTCCACCGTTCGACCAATCGTGTATATATGTTGTAGGCGTGTGGaccaaacaagaaggagaagatgatcttTATAGATAGCTAGAGATCTAGAGAAGCATCATGGCTGCTGGGTAGGTGCACTCGTGCAACGCTGCAATGAGAGGTGACCATAGACACTTGACAGCAAGCAGAGCAGAGCACACGAATGCGCACGctcatatgagtttctatttatatTGTAATCTAGCTCTAGCAGGCTATATAGCACACACCAAATCTGTCTAGCTAGTGCAATCATGTCCTGGATGCATTTTTTGAGGACAAAGTACACTTGTATCTAGGCTGATTGCAAGCACTTGATGGCATGGAATGTGGGTAGTGTGGTCTAACTTGTAATGTAAAGTGTGAATGGGAGAAGATAGAAGAGAAAAGAGGCATGAAAAGGCCCTGCATATAGCTGTGAGAGTGAAGCTTTTAGGGGCATGAATGCAAAGCCTGCAGCATGTTTCTTTGAGTGCACTTCAGGATTGCTCTCCCCTCCACACACATCCACCACCACCTCTCTCCGTGTAGTTTCCATTATTTTTCTGCGCCGGCCTACTGGTACTGGACACGTACCTACACTACGGTTAGAGACACAAGATCTGGTCTCTGGTCAATTTTGTGGTGGACTAGACCACTGAACTACAGCCATGTACGTACCGTCTCTTGGCAAAGACGAATCTCAGACTCTCCTGTAATATGAGTACGTACCAGCAGAGCAATATGGTTTCAGAGGTACATCGGTCGATCGAGTAGAACTATAGTTGCAGAGACGAATTTCAACCTCAATTCAAACTCAGCACAAAGTACATACCAGTATGAGTACCAGCAGGAATATGGTGGTCACTTTAGCATGCAAGTGCATATTGCCCCCTCCTCTTCCGGTACTGTAGCATATAGTAGCTAGACATGGAAGTACGTACTAGCTAGGTGGTAGTACCACACTGCACAAACTAGCGGGGCTCATCGATCAAACCATGACTCATGACTAGCAAGCGTGTACAGAACTCGCTAGTTGCCCACGACCAAACAAAATAATGGACATGCAAAGTACATAGAACCATATCATTATCATAGGCTAGGGACTCACCGaaaaccgaggaggaggagaaaaagaagcagCTGACAAACGAGGTAGCAGTTGAGATTTGAGAAACGAGCAATTGCAGTTGCAGCTGCAGTAGTAGTAAGTTAGAATGAGGTTGGTTGGTAACTAGGGAAGCTTGGTCGGAGCTCTATTTATATAACACAAAAAGCACTGAATTGGAAGCACGCGCATCCCCACATCACATCCACCCGTCGATATTTTGCACTCACAGTAACAGGTTATAGAGAGAGAGCAGGCCGGGGCTGTACGCGTGGGGGTGGCTACACGGCTAgccggggggtggtggtggtggcggtcgaTTTGGTCGGCTGAGATGAAGAAGATTCATGGTCCTTAAGTTAGCTAATTGGCGACCACCCCCACTCACAAATCCATACTATAGCATATTTCGGTTGTGTGTCGCTCTACATCAGTCTCTATCAGCTGATCAAGTGGCTAGCTAGCTTTACCGCCGCCGTTATATTGGTGTGCAAGAATGACTTACTATCTTCCCTGCTTGCAACACACGTTTGCCTGCATACCTAGCTCAACCTCACGTTGGTCCTGGACTCTGGGTGATGAGGATATACACATACTGATTGATTCGTTGTGGAAAGTCGAGGCACTTACTGGTGGGCCTGCCACCGCCGAGCGAATCATCCTCGGGCAGTGCGCAGCAAATCAtggcatctacatcatgtcacactATCTTTTCTCTTTAGAGGTCATGCCGCACTGTCTTTATACAGCACTAGAAATACTACGTATGCACTGTACTGAACCGTATACATGACGGTAGAAGCTGTGAGTTGTCGCTGTCTGGCTTGGTGAATGCAGTGCTTGTACTCAATCTGGGATTTGCACATCATGGCATATGCATGCCCGTGGCCGCCCATTTCGATCTGTTGATCAGGACAGGTCGCTGCATGCTTCGTATATATCTTAGTCTCACGCATAGATTAATTGGACGGATCCATACAACATATGTTGCAAATTAATTACCTACTCGATCCTGTGACATGAAAAAGTTGCAGCCTATCAgattagagggtgcttggatccaagagactaaaactagtctaacTAAAAATATCTCTTTAAAAGGCTCAAGTTTCAAGCACCCCTGATTAAAGAGAagttaaaactagtcttgaggctaaaatcttttagtcagtggTACCCTACTAAAATatggattagtcctctctctcctcatttaacttctCTCATTTAACACATGCGAGTTCTGGATTGAAggatttggaggataataaatgctcattaacttgattttagtctctttagtatttagatccaagcatggatgaggctagcaagttttagttccactacttttagtcatgggactaaaacgtatccaagcaccctcttagctAACTCTGAGCCGCCATCCATTCATAATCTAACCAATAGTGTAAAACTACAGCAATGCTACACATCAATGTTTTGGGTACTATCCGAGAAAAACGGTTACCGGGCGGTAACCGCGTTTCTCACCGCCCCAATAGAAAGATGTATCCCGAGCAAAAAAATTCCgaactttttgaattttttgaatttaaacGCTCAAGTTGTAGTCAAATAGGGCGGTATCTCAAAAATATTATTTATGCAGTTGTGTCATGGTGCTAGCCGTCTGCATCCCACCTCAAGAGGTTTGATGTttactagtagaaaatgggtcttCCGGCCGGAGCAGAAagactattagtcccggttcaaattaAAACGGAGACCAATGTCAGGCATTGGTCACCGTTCGAGTTGACACggcaatagccccggttcgtttCGTTTCATTAGTCCATGTTCGGGGGGCaaacgggactaaagatccagcgactgccacGTGACGTGTcgtggagcattagtcccggtttgttgcCAGAAACGGGACTAATAGTTAGTCTTCTGTCCCGGTTCtgaccacaaaccgggaccaaagagatgcctatatatacgcccatgcccaccctctcctctgttttttgctTGTGTGAGTAAGTCATCTTGGTTGATTGTTCATTTAACGAACTAACCATATCTCAAGTCATTAATACAATACATGTCCCACGTTATTGCATCTATACAAGGTCATTAACAGCAATCGATGAAAAAAATTAATGGTGTATCTTTCTTATCGTTGATCGTCTTGTGTAGTGTAGGGAAAAATTAATCGAGGGAGTACCTTTCTTATCGTTGATCGTCTTGTGTAGTCTAGGGAAAAATTAATCGAGGGGGTACCTTTCTTATCGATGATTGTCTTGTGTAGTCTAGGGAAAAATTAATCGAGGGAGTATCTTTCTTATCGTTGATCGTCTTGTGTAGTCTAGAGAAACATTAATCGAGGGAGTACCTTTCTTACCGTTGATCGTCTTGGTTAGTCTAGGTTTACTTTATCAACTTTGTATGAGGGTTACCTTTACACCTTGTCTCGTTTGGCCGGTTGAATTTATCTATAAAGTGGTGTCAAATCCTATTTTGATCAGCGTACAATAGAATAACCACAACTTTAGTAGAAAAATGTAAGTTTAAGTTAAGCACACTTTGTTTAACAAGTATATTTTAAACTATAATTTACATGTATGATGTTACTTCTCTACATGTATAATTTCGTTATCACATTCTTTGAAAATGTGTGGACTACAATTTTCCTAAATTAACCTTAGGCATGTGCAGCCTGGGCTCAAGCCTCGTTTGCGCAGTGAAAGAGCCCTAAAAAGCCTCGAGTGATAGTTTTGGGATTTTTTTCTCAGAAAAGTAGGTAAGATCATTTATAACTTAATATTTGGAATGATATATTTACCATTGACAAACACAAAATTAGAGTTTTATCAGTGCAGGTCGGGCAGGCCTTGGCTTTTGATAGCCCAGCACGATGTTTTGCCCTTAAGTACCCGATTTGCATTTCTAGGTAACTGGTCAGCATTTACTCAATAAAAAAGGTAGTAAACTCGACAGCACGCCTAGTTCATTTCACTGATACCAACCCCTCAAAAAGAAGAAAATGCATTGACGCCTTTTGTCTTGCTTACTAAGAAAACAATGGAGGCTAATTGATATAATAATTGATTTAAACCGGCAAGTCCGTCCGACATTCCGGGAACCTGTTGGATTGGTGCGAGTAGGGGGCCGGGCATACTAGTGCATCTtctaattcttcttctccttcatcccCAAAGTGCATAATTTAGATAAGAAAGCTACCGCCGAGTTTGAATTGAACGATTGGCTGCAATGCATGGCCAACCACACATTCAATCCAACCAATATATACGCGTGCACCAATCAATGCCAGTCACCCTTGATCAGATCCTGATTGATTCTTGCCCGGCTTCTAATTTATTCTAGCGTTTTCTTTCTCTCCAAAGATGCAAGGAACGTACGGTAACTGCTGTTGGGGGGAGTACTACTGTTCATAGGTTGCAATCAAGACCGTTCTTATTGCACCGGACGTTACATGATAGCAagacacgacaatgacgacgacgacgacacactGGCCGCGTCCTGCTGTGTTGATtattggtgagtactcatccctaATCAAAGAAAAATCCACAACAATTTCTTCCGTGTTCGGATCTTGGAAGAGATATGTTCGTCTTTGTCATATTGTTCATTAATCTGTCCTCTGGTTTCCACGAACAAGAGATGCACATAGGAGTAAGTATTATACTGATCATCTGCCTTTTATACGCTGCTTTCTTTTTTCGTTCTTGGCGtgtctcttctttttcttttcgttTGCACGCTTGTTTGTGTCTCCTTTTGTCGCAGTGTAGCATACTATACTCCTGCAAAAGAGTTTGGTCAGTGTAGCATTGTATATTTGACGAAAAAAGATTTCCCTCCGCTTTGTATTAAGAAAAATCTAACCCCGATATAACCGACGATAGGTGCTGGAACGAAAACAACACATTCACGCCCAAAAGAAACGAaagagaaaatagaaaagaaacaaATGCCGACAACGG
This window encodes:
- the LOC123431350 gene encoding NAC domain-containing protein 30-like; amino-acid sequence: MLAMEQQHHEQEESCVPPGFRFHPTEEELVGYYLARKVAAQKIDLDIIQEVDLYRIEPWDLQERCGGGRGGRGARQAPEDDQTSSEWYFFSFKDRKYPTGTRTNRATAAGFWKATGRDKPVTSSRSRGVIGMRKTLVFYTGRAPNGRKTDWIIHEYRLQTNEHAPTQEEGWVVCRAFQKPTPNQRPSYIFPAYAAAPGLGGYYDTRPWLLHGQAGDHHFLQSASGATGAGGLGFPGQGIQYSDDVLESKHSLLGSIPQLIESPPTISTTVAGCGDAGYDIIQQGEAAAGIDWNFLDSLLSTSQLHQYSATAASHLQLQQ